The following proteins come from a genomic window of Sardina pilchardus chromosome 1, fSarPil1.1, whole genome shotgun sequence:
- the LOC134077506 gene encoding zinc finger protein OZF-like translates to MEANTECDYALAQERGPDGGGKHRLSSRKRLADEFEQKRRLYDCLQCGKSFSYLSSLTRHQKSHTGHKRFTCLRCGKSFPNASILTSHQKTHKVEKRYHCSDCGKAFPKLSKLKEHQRNHTVERPYTCPHCGKGFSLSSSLSRHQKTHFVEEPYSCSDCGEIYTELSKIKEHQRMHPVPKPYTCPQCGKGFSKPPALARHQECHTKEKPHCCSDCGKAFRNVTGLNLHQRIHTGEKPYKCLQCGKSFNFLDNLRVHERTHTGERPHSCSVCGKRFVTLSCLESHLKVHNGDKPYHCTKCGSRFARLGEWKTHERLHTGEKPYVCTLCDKRFSQHPHLKTHLRTHTGEKPFHCSHCGKDFSQGSHLTVHLRTHTGERPYRCPQCEKSFSTLSTLKGHLRVHTGEKPYPCSECGKCFSQCSQRNTHQRKKKCTAYT, encoded by the coding sequence ATGGAGGCCAACACTGAGTGCGACTACGCCTTGGCACAGGAGAGGGGGCCAGATGGAGGGggtaaacacagactctcaagCAGAAAGCGTTTGGCAGATGAGTTTGAACAGAAAAGGAGGTTGTATGACTGCTTGCAGTGTGGGAAAAGTTTTTCCTATCTGTCGTCACTTACTCGCCATCAGAAAAGTCATACCGGACATAAACGTTTTACATGCCTGCGGTGTGGGAAAAGTTTTCCCAATGCATCAATTCTCACTAGCCATCAGAAGACTCATAAGGTAGAGAAGCGATACCATTGCTCAGATTGTGGGAAAGCTTTTCCTAAATTGAGTAAACTGAAAGAACACCAAAGAAACCACACCGTAGAGAGGCCTTATACATGCCCGCATTGTGGGaaaggtttctctctctcatcgtcCCTCAGCCGCCATCAGAAGACTCATTTCGTAGAGGAACCTTACAGCTGCTCAGATTGTGGGGAAATCTATACGGAGTTGAGTAAAATCAAAGAACACCAGAGAATGCATCCTGTACCGAAGCCGTATACATGCCCTCAGTGTGGCAAAGGCTTCTCAAAGCCACCGGCTCTCGCTCGTCATCAGGAGTGTCATACAAAGGAAAAGCCGCACTgctgttcagattgtggaaaagCCTTTCGCAATGTGACCGGATTGAATTTACACCAGAGAATCCACACTGGTGAGAAGCCTTATAAATGTTTACAGTGTGGGAAAAGTTTCAACTTTTTGGATAATCTTAGGGTACACGAGAGGACTCACACTGGCGAGAGACCACATTCTTGCTCCGTGTGTGGGAAGAGATTTGTTACTTTAAGTTGCCTTGAAAGTCATCTTAAAGTGCACAATGGAGACAAACCGTATCACTGCACAAAGTGTGGAAGTAGGTTTGCGAGATTAGGTGAATGGAAAACCCATGAAAGGCTTCACACCGGCGAGAAGCCGTATGTCTGCACACTGTGCGACAAGCGCTTTTCTCAGCATCCTCATCTAAAAACTCACTTGCggacacatactggagagaagccgTTCCACTGTTCACATTGTGGCAAAGACTTCTCTCAGGGCAGCCATCTTACGGTGCACCTCaggacccatactggagaaaggCCCTATCGGTGCCCTCAGTGTGAGAAGTCCTTCTCTACATTGAGTACTCTTAAGGGTCACCTCAGggttcacactggagagaaaccTTACCCCTGCTCTGAATGTGGAAAGTGCTTTTCCCAGTGCAGTCAACGGAACACTCACCAACGAAAGAAAAAATGCA